The nucleotide sequence TGCGCGGCGATCAGCAGGTCATAATCGCCGCGCGTGCTGGCGGTGAATTCGCGCAGGGTATCGGTAGGCGTGAAGCGGGTCAGCGTCGAGACCTCGGTGTCGGGCGCCAGGATACGCTTCTCCTTCAACTCGGAAATCTCACGGCGCGATTCACGTATCTTGTCCTCGACCTGTCGATAGGTGCTGCGCAGTGTCGAGAGTTGTGGCACGTCGAGGGCCTGCATGGCTTCCTCGATCATCTCGTCCATATCGCTGCGCGCGGAGGCCTGATCGCGGCTGATCCAGGCCTCTTCCGGCAAGGTGTCCATCTCATCGAAATAGCCGACCGCCTTCTTCAAGGTGGCGAAGGCTTCCGGCTGGTCAAAGTGCATGTCGTCGGCTGCCAGGGCGATACCCGGCGTCAGGGTGGGCGCGAGGGTCGCCAATGACAGACTGAGCGCTGCCAGGAGGCGGGTGACGGGGCGGCGAGACACTGGCGAACTACCTTGGGGCATCGGAGACACTCGGGTCGGCATGAGCATGGCAGCGCAGAGTAGCAAAATCGCTGACAGGCGTCTCCGAGTTCGCGTCGCGCCAGGCGTGCTCAGTGAGGCTCATAGGCCTCGGGCTTGCCGGTGGCGGGGTCGATGCGGTCCAGCGACGGGCCACGATAGTGGTCCATGATCAGCGCCACCGCTGCCTCGCCGTACTGCGCGAACCAGAAGTCGCCCATGCCCTTGAGGCGCTGGATATTGGTGACGCTGATGTCGTCCATCGCATCGTCAGGCGCCCTGGGCAATCCCGGTTGCGGGCGCATCTCGGCGTTGACGCGGATGTAGCTGCCCGGCGGCGAGATGGTGATGGCCTGATAGCCGACGACCTTCTCGTCGGAGAGCACGTCGATCAGACTGCCTTCCAGCATCCACTGCACCGCGCCCCAATGCTGGGAATCCGGGCCGTTGATCTTGCGCGTGCGCGTCCCGGTACCGATCGACAGCACGCGCCGGGTGTCCTGCGGCCACAGTCGACAGGCCTCGGCGATGGCGCACATGGTCGGGTTGTTGGCGATCACGCCACCATCGATCAGCCAGGTCTGCTCATTGTCCGTCCCGAGTTTCATGTCGCGGGTCGGGAAGTAGGTGGGCGCGGCGCTCGAGGCATCCGCCACCTGCCAGGCCAGCAGCTTGTGGTGCTCGCACTTGCTGGACTTCAGCACATGCGGGCGGCGTCTCTCGATCCCGTAGGTGACGACGAGGACCTGCTTGCCGTCAGGGACATCCCGGAGCTTGGCCTGGCCGAGATGCTTCTTGAGCATCGCGCTCTTGCCTTTGGCCTCGTACCTGGGCGCATTGATGCCATCGAGTTCGAACCAGCCACGATTGTCGACGAAGATCTTCCTGGCATTGGTTGCGCTGTAGAGCCCGTTGATGTCTTCGAGGCTCATGTCGGTGGTAGCCAGCGCCAGCGCGATCAGGCTGCCGGTAGAGGTGCCTGCGTAGAAATCGACGCAGGCGCGCAGTGTGGTCTGATGGTCGCGCTTGAGTGTCGCATCGACATGCATCAGAAACCGGGCGGTAGCTGCCCCACGTATGCCGCCACCATCCAGCGAGAGAATCAGCTTGGACATGCAGGCCTCCTGCAGCGCGAGTGACGTTCCTTTCCTGCCCATGGCATTCCCTGGGCTGCTACCAGAATAGAGAGGCCAACGCTTTACAGCCGTGTGAAATGCCTGATACGGATCGACAGGAGGGCCTGATACTGGCAGGGAGAAGAGGTGATTCGAACGCGGCACAAGCGCTGGGACGCGGCACGCATTCCTTGAGCA is from Cobetia marina and encodes:
- a CDS encoding patatin-like phospholipase family protein; the protein is MSKLILSLDGGGIRGAATARFLMHVDATLKRDHQTTLRACVDFYAGTSTGSLIALALATTDMSLEDINGLYSATNARKIFVDNRGWFELDGINAPRYEAKGKSAMLKKHLGQAKLRDVPDGKQVLVVTYGIERRRPHVLKSSKCEHHKLLAWQVADASSAAPTYFPTRDMKLGTDNEQTWLIDGGVIANNPTMCAIAEACRLWPQDTRRVLSIGTGTRTRKINGPDSQHWGAVQWMLEGSLIDVLSDEKVVGYQAITISPPGSYIRVNAEMRPQPGLPRAPDDAMDDISVTNIQRLKGMGDFWFAQYGEAAVALIMDHYRGPSLDRIDPATGKPEAYEPH